From a region of the Alnus glutinosa chromosome 1, dhAlnGlut1.1, whole genome shotgun sequence genome:
- the LOC133883014 gene encoding uncharacterized protein LOC133883014 isoform X4 gives MVKVRMNTADVAAEVKCLRRLIGMRCSNVYDLSPKTYVFKLMNSSGVTESGESEKVLLLMESGARLHTTAYVRDKSNTPSGFTLKLRKHIRTRRLEDVRQLGYDRIVLFQFGLGANAYYVILELYAHGNILLTDSDFMVMTLLRSHRDDDKGFAIMSRHRYPTEICRVFERTTAAKLQAALTSSKGPDNNEPVENNNARTNVSAAPKEKQGSRKGGKSSESSKNTSDGTHAKQAMLKTVVGEGLGYGPALAEHIILDADLIPNTKVPKDNKWDDDTVQALLQAVTKFEDWLEDIISGDKVPEGFILQKQNSEPGNTGQIYHDFCPILLNQFKTREYVKFETFDAALDEFYSKIEGQKVEHQQKAKENSAIQKLNKIRLDQENRVHTLRSEVDRSIQMAELIEYNLEDVDAAILAVRVTLAKGMNWEDLARMVKEERKSGNPVAGLIDKLHLERNCMTLLLSNNLDEMDDDEKTLPVDKVEVDLALSAHANARRWYEMKKKQESKHEKTITSHEKAFKAAERKTRLQLSQEKTVATISHMRKVHWFEKFNWFISSENYLIISGRDAQQNEMIVKRYMSKGDLYVHADLHGASSTVIKNHRPEQPVPPLTLNQTGCFTVCHSQAWDAKIVTSAWWVYPHQVSKTAPTGEYLTVGSFMIRGKKNFLPPHPLIMGFGLLFRLDESSLGSHLNERRVRGEEEAINDVEESQLLEEKSDTESENEATDEKLKVELESIPESSADLRKSVFEGSAVEPAYNGSTTTNAKEAIDSHDLPVEERTTLGGVNKENVSGIARNVVSPVNPQLEDLIDRALGLGSASVSGKSYGLEASHIDPFEEDNHEESKAIVKDKPYISKAERRKHKKDQNNVGVDANVEQETEKPKETDASVAYQEKKVQTTKPGVGKISRGQRGKLKKMKEKYADQDEEERNIRMALLASAGKINKTDGETQNENAAAAKEKKLGSGPADAPKICYKCKKAGHLSRDCREHPDGSSHSHSNASFEGDSHVILGNTASVIDRVAMEEDDIHEIGEDEKGKLNDVDYLTGNPLPSDVLLYAVPVCGPYNAVQSYKYRVKIIPGTAKKGKAAKMAMNLFGHMPEATNREKELMKACTDPELVAAIVGNVKVTAAGLTQLKQKQKKGKKSSSKGGR, from the exons atggtgaaGGTGCGCATGAACACGGCCGATGTGGCCGCAGAGGTGAAGTGCTTGCGTAGGCTAATCGGCATGCGTTGCTCCAATGTCTATGATCTTTCTCCCAAG ACCTATGTGTTCAAGTTGATGAATAGTAGTGGAGTCACGGAGTCCGGCGAGAGCGAGAAAGTCCTATTGTTGATGGAAAGTGGTGCTAGATTGCACACCACCGCATATGTTAG GGACAAAAGTAATACCCCTTCGGGGTTTACTCTCAAATTGAGGAAGCATATACGTACCAGAAGGCTTGAGGATGTACGGCAACTTGGATATGATCGG ATTGTTCTCTTTCAATTTGGACTGGGTGCTAATGCATACTATGTTATATTGGAGCTGTATGCTCATGGAAACATTCTCCTAACAGATTCTGATTTTATGGTCATGACCCTTCTCCGGTCCCACAG GGATGATGATAAAGGGTTTGCAATCATGTCACGCCACCGTTATCCTACTGAAATTTGTCGAGTTTTTGAGCGAACAACTGCTGCAAAGTTACAAGCAGCCCTTACTTCTTCCAAGGGGCCTGATAACAATGAACCTGTTGAAAATAATAATGCTAGAACTAATGTGTCTGCTGCACCAAAAGAAAAGCAGGGTAGCCGTAAAGGTGGGAAATCATCTGAGTCAAGTAAAAATACCAGTGATGGTACTCATGCCAAACAGGCCATGTTGAAAACTGTCGTTGGGGAGGGACTTGGTTATGGACCTGCACTTGCTGAGCATATTATACTCGATGCTGATCTGATTCCTAATACAAAAGTTCCTAAAGATAACAAGTGGGATGATGATACAGTTCAGGCTTTGCTCCAAGCTGTTACAAAGTTTGAGGACTGGCTGGAGGATATTATTTCTGGAGATAAAGTTCCTGAAGGATTCATATTGCAGAAACAAAATTCTGAACCTGGAAATACTGGGCAG ATTTACCATGATTTCTGCCCCATCTTACTGAACCAGTTCAAGACTAGGGAGTATGTGAAGTTTGAAACATTTGATGCTGCTTTGGATGAGTTCTACAGCAAAATTGAGGGTCAAAAGGTAGAACACCAGCAAAAGGCAAAAGAGAACTCTGCCATCCAGAAACTGAATAAAATACGCTTGGATCAG GAAAATCGTGTGCATACACTAAGGAGTGAAGTTGATCGTAGTATTCAAATGGCGGAGTTGATAGAATACAACTTGGAAGATGTGGATGCTGCAATATTAGCTGTGCGTGTAACTCTTGCAAAGGGCATGAATTGGGAGGACCTTGCTCGTATGGTGAAGGAGGAGAGGAAATCCGGAAACCCTGTGGCTGGCCTCATTGACAAGCTCCATCTTGAAAGGAATTGTATGACATTGCTGTTGAGCAACAATCTTGATGAAATGGATGATGATGAGAAGACACTCCCAGTGGATAAG GTTGAAGTTGATTTAGCTCTTTCAGCGCATGCCAATGCTCGGCGGTGGtatgaaatgaagaaaaaacagGAGAGCAAACATGAAAAGACCATTACCTCACATGAGAAAGCTTTTAAAGCTGCTGAGAGAAAGACTCGTCTACAGCTTTCACAG GAAAAAACCGTCGCCACAATTTCACATATGCGCAAAGTTCACTGGTTTGAGAAATTCAATTGGTTCATCAGCAGTGAGAACTATTTGATTATCAGTGGGCGTGATGCTCAACAGAACGAGATGATAGTCAAACGCTATATGTCAAAAGGAGATCT GTATGTCCATGCAGATCTGCATGGAGCTTCCAGTACTGTGATAAAAAATCACAGGCCTGAACAACCAGTACCTCCTCTGACTTTAAACCAAACAGGATGTTTCACG GTTTGCCATAGTCAGGCATGGGATGCAAAGATCGTCACTAGCGCTTGGTGGGTTTATCCTCACCAGGTCAGTAAAACTGCTCCTACTGGGGAATATCTTACAGTCGGGAGTTTTATGATCCGTGGGAAGAAAAATTTTCTTCCTCCACACCCTCTTATTATGGGCTTTGGGTTGTTATTTCGGTTAGATGAGAGCTCCTTGGGATCACATTTAAATGAAAGGAGGGTAAGAGGAGAAGAGGAAGCGATAAATGATGTTGAAGAAAGTCAGCTTCTCGAAGAAAAATCTGATACAGAGTCAGAGAATGAAGCCACAGATGAAAAACTTAAAGTAGAACTGGAAAGCATTCCCGAGTCATCTGCAGATCTACGTAAATCAGTTTTTGAGGGATCTGCAGTTGAACCTGCTTATAATGGCTCAACTACCACCAATGCTAAAGAAGCTATTGATTCGCATGATTTGCCTGTTGAGGAGAGGACCACCTTGGGTGGTgttaataaggaaaatgtttCTGGTATTGCTAGAAATGTTGTTTCTCCTGTCAACCCGCAACTTGAGGACCTCATTGATCGAGCTCTTGGGCTAGGCTCTGCTAGTGTATCTGGTAAAAGTTATGGGCTTGAAGCTTCTCATATTGATCCATTTGAGGAGGATAATCATGAAGAGAGTAAAGCTATAGTCAAAGATAAACCTTATATCTCAAAGGCTGAAAGAAGAAAGCACAAGAAAGATCAGAACAATGTGGGTGTAGATGCAAATGTTGAGCAGGAAActgaaaaaccaaaagaaactgATGCTTCTGTcgcttatcaagagaaaaaggTTCAAACTACAAAACCAGGTGTTGGCAAAATCAGTCGTGGGCAGAGAGGTAAACTCAAGAAGATGAAGGAGAAGTATGCTGATCAAGATGAGGAAGAAAGGAACATTCGTATGGCTTTACTGGCT TCTGCTGGAAAAATAAACAAGACAGATGGAGAGACACAAAATGAAAATGCAGCTGCAGCCAAAGAGAAGAAACTTGGTAGTG GTCCTGCTGATGCTCCAAAAATATGTTACAAGTGTAAGAAGGCAGGTCACCTTTCCCGGGACTGTCGAGAGCATCCAGATGGATCTTCGCATAGTCATTCAAATGCTAGTTTTGAAGGTGACTCCCATGTGATTTTGGGTAACACTGCCTCTGTAATAGACAGGGTGGCTATGGAAGAGGATGATATCCATGAGATTGGTGAAGACGAGAAAGGGAAATTGAATGATGTTGATTACTTGACTGGGAATCCACTGCCTAGTGATGTTCTCTTATATGCCGTTCCTGTCTGTGGTCCTTACAATGCAGTTCAATCATATAAATACCGTGTCAAGATAATTCCAGGCACTGCAAAGAAAGGGAAAG CTGCAAAAATGGCCATGAATTTGTTTGGCCACATGCCAGAGGCAACAAATAGAGAGAAGGAATTGATGAAAGCATGTACAGACCCTGAGCTAGTTGCTGCAATTGTTGGCAATGTGAAGGTAACTGCTGCAGGACTGACCCAGTTGAAACAGAAGCAAAAGAAAGGTAAGAAGAGCAGCAGCAAAGGAGGAAGGTAG
- the LOC133883014 gene encoding uncharacterized protein LOC133883014 isoform X1: MVKVRMNTADVAAEVKCLRRLIGMRCSNVYDLSPKTYVFKLMNSSGVTESGESEKVLLLMESGARLHTTAYVRDKSNTPSGFTLKLRKHIRTRRLEDVRQLGYDRIVLFQFGLGANAYYVILELYAHGNILLTDSDFMVMTLLRSHRDDDKGFAIMSRHRYPTEICRVFERTTAAKLQAALTSSKGPDNNEPVENNNARTNVSAAPKEKQGSRKGGKSSESSKNTSDGTHAKQAMLKTVVGEGLGYGPALAEHIILDADLIPNTKVPKDNKWDDDTVQALLQAVTKFEDWLEDIISGDKVPEGFILQKQNSEPGNTGQVTLIYHDFCPILLNQFKTREYVKFETFDAALDEFYSKIEGQKVEHQQKAKENSAIQKLNKIRLDQENRVHTLRSEVDRSIQMAELIEYNLEDVDAAILAVRVTLAKGMNWEDLARMVKEERKSGNPVAGLIDKLHLERNCMTLLLSNNLDEMDDDEKTLPVDKVEVDLALSAHANARRWYEMKKKQESKHEKTITSHEKAFKAAERKTRLQLSQEKTVATISHMRKVHWFEKFNWFISSENYLIISGRDAQQNEMIVKRYMSKGDLYVHADLHGASSTVIKNHRPEQPVPPLTLNQTGCFTVCHSQAWDAKIVTSAWWVYPHQVSKTAPTGEYLTVGSFMIRGKKNFLPPHPLIMGFGLLFRLDESSLGSHLNERRVRGEEEAINDVEESQLLEEKSDTESENEATDEKLKVELESIPESSADLRKSVFEGSAVEPAYNGSTTTNAKEAIDSHDLPVEERTTLGGVNKENVSGIARNVVSPVNPQLEDLIDRALGLGSASVSGKSYGLEASHIDPFEEDNHEESKAIVKDKPYISKAERRKHKKDQNNVGVDANVEQETEKPKETDASVAYQEKKVQTTKPGVGKISRGQRGKLKKMKEKYADQDEEERNIRMALLASAGKINKTDGETQNENAAAAKEKKLGSAGPADAPKICYKCKKAGHLSRDCREHPDGSSHSHSNASFEGDSHVILGNTASVIDRVAMEEDDIHEIGEDEKGKLNDVDYLTGNPLPSDVLLYAVPVCGPYNAVQSYKYRVKIIPGTAKKGKAAKMAMNLFGHMPEATNREKELMKACTDPELVAAIVGNVKVTAAGLTQLKQKQKKGKKSSSKGGR, from the exons atggtgaaGGTGCGCATGAACACGGCCGATGTGGCCGCAGAGGTGAAGTGCTTGCGTAGGCTAATCGGCATGCGTTGCTCCAATGTCTATGATCTTTCTCCCAAG ACCTATGTGTTCAAGTTGATGAATAGTAGTGGAGTCACGGAGTCCGGCGAGAGCGAGAAAGTCCTATTGTTGATGGAAAGTGGTGCTAGATTGCACACCACCGCATATGTTAG GGACAAAAGTAATACCCCTTCGGGGTTTACTCTCAAATTGAGGAAGCATATACGTACCAGAAGGCTTGAGGATGTACGGCAACTTGGATATGATCGG ATTGTTCTCTTTCAATTTGGACTGGGTGCTAATGCATACTATGTTATATTGGAGCTGTATGCTCATGGAAACATTCTCCTAACAGATTCTGATTTTATGGTCATGACCCTTCTCCGGTCCCACAG GGATGATGATAAAGGGTTTGCAATCATGTCACGCCACCGTTATCCTACTGAAATTTGTCGAGTTTTTGAGCGAACAACTGCTGCAAAGTTACAAGCAGCCCTTACTTCTTCCAAGGGGCCTGATAACAATGAACCTGTTGAAAATAATAATGCTAGAACTAATGTGTCTGCTGCACCAAAAGAAAAGCAGGGTAGCCGTAAAGGTGGGAAATCATCTGAGTCAAGTAAAAATACCAGTGATGGTACTCATGCCAAACAGGCCATGTTGAAAACTGTCGTTGGGGAGGGACTTGGTTATGGACCTGCACTTGCTGAGCATATTATACTCGATGCTGATCTGATTCCTAATACAAAAGTTCCTAAAGATAACAAGTGGGATGATGATACAGTTCAGGCTTTGCTCCAAGCTGTTACAAAGTTTGAGGACTGGCTGGAGGATATTATTTCTGGAGATAAAGTTCCTGAAGGATTCATATTGCAGAAACAAAATTCTGAACCTGGAAATACTGGGCAGGTTACTTTG ATTTACCATGATTTCTGCCCCATCTTACTGAACCAGTTCAAGACTAGGGAGTATGTGAAGTTTGAAACATTTGATGCTGCTTTGGATGAGTTCTACAGCAAAATTGAGGGTCAAAAGGTAGAACACCAGCAAAAGGCAAAAGAGAACTCTGCCATCCAGAAACTGAATAAAATACGCTTGGATCAG GAAAATCGTGTGCATACACTAAGGAGTGAAGTTGATCGTAGTATTCAAATGGCGGAGTTGATAGAATACAACTTGGAAGATGTGGATGCTGCAATATTAGCTGTGCGTGTAACTCTTGCAAAGGGCATGAATTGGGAGGACCTTGCTCGTATGGTGAAGGAGGAGAGGAAATCCGGAAACCCTGTGGCTGGCCTCATTGACAAGCTCCATCTTGAAAGGAATTGTATGACATTGCTGTTGAGCAACAATCTTGATGAAATGGATGATGATGAGAAGACACTCCCAGTGGATAAG GTTGAAGTTGATTTAGCTCTTTCAGCGCATGCCAATGCTCGGCGGTGGtatgaaatgaagaaaaaacagGAGAGCAAACATGAAAAGACCATTACCTCACATGAGAAAGCTTTTAAAGCTGCTGAGAGAAAGACTCGTCTACAGCTTTCACAG GAAAAAACCGTCGCCACAATTTCACATATGCGCAAAGTTCACTGGTTTGAGAAATTCAATTGGTTCATCAGCAGTGAGAACTATTTGATTATCAGTGGGCGTGATGCTCAACAGAACGAGATGATAGTCAAACGCTATATGTCAAAAGGAGATCT GTATGTCCATGCAGATCTGCATGGAGCTTCCAGTACTGTGATAAAAAATCACAGGCCTGAACAACCAGTACCTCCTCTGACTTTAAACCAAACAGGATGTTTCACG GTTTGCCATAGTCAGGCATGGGATGCAAAGATCGTCACTAGCGCTTGGTGGGTTTATCCTCACCAGGTCAGTAAAACTGCTCCTACTGGGGAATATCTTACAGTCGGGAGTTTTATGATCCGTGGGAAGAAAAATTTTCTTCCTCCACACCCTCTTATTATGGGCTTTGGGTTGTTATTTCGGTTAGATGAGAGCTCCTTGGGATCACATTTAAATGAAAGGAGGGTAAGAGGAGAAGAGGAAGCGATAAATGATGTTGAAGAAAGTCAGCTTCTCGAAGAAAAATCTGATACAGAGTCAGAGAATGAAGCCACAGATGAAAAACTTAAAGTAGAACTGGAAAGCATTCCCGAGTCATCTGCAGATCTACGTAAATCAGTTTTTGAGGGATCTGCAGTTGAACCTGCTTATAATGGCTCAACTACCACCAATGCTAAAGAAGCTATTGATTCGCATGATTTGCCTGTTGAGGAGAGGACCACCTTGGGTGGTgttaataaggaaaatgtttCTGGTATTGCTAGAAATGTTGTTTCTCCTGTCAACCCGCAACTTGAGGACCTCATTGATCGAGCTCTTGGGCTAGGCTCTGCTAGTGTATCTGGTAAAAGTTATGGGCTTGAAGCTTCTCATATTGATCCATTTGAGGAGGATAATCATGAAGAGAGTAAAGCTATAGTCAAAGATAAACCTTATATCTCAAAGGCTGAAAGAAGAAAGCACAAGAAAGATCAGAACAATGTGGGTGTAGATGCAAATGTTGAGCAGGAAActgaaaaaccaaaagaaactgATGCTTCTGTcgcttatcaagagaaaaaggTTCAAACTACAAAACCAGGTGTTGGCAAAATCAGTCGTGGGCAGAGAGGTAAACTCAAGAAGATGAAGGAGAAGTATGCTGATCAAGATGAGGAAGAAAGGAACATTCGTATGGCTTTACTGGCT TCTGCTGGAAAAATAAACAAGACAGATGGAGAGACACAAAATGAAAATGCAGCTGCAGCCAAAGAGAAGAAACTTGGTAGTG CAGGTCCTGCTGATGCTCCAAAAATATGTTACAAGTGTAAGAAGGCAGGTCACCTTTCCCGGGACTGTCGAGAGCATCCAGATGGATCTTCGCATAGTCATTCAAATGCTAGTTTTGAAGGTGACTCCCATGTGATTTTGGGTAACACTGCCTCTGTAATAGACAGGGTGGCTATGGAAGAGGATGATATCCATGAGATTGGTGAAGACGAGAAAGGGAAATTGAATGATGTTGATTACTTGACTGGGAATCCACTGCCTAGTGATGTTCTCTTATATGCCGTTCCTGTCTGTGGTCCTTACAATGCAGTTCAATCATATAAATACCGTGTCAAGATAATTCCAGGCACTGCAAAGAAAGGGAAAG CTGCAAAAATGGCCATGAATTTGTTTGGCCACATGCCAGAGGCAACAAATAGAGAGAAGGAATTGATGAAAGCATGTACAGACCCTGAGCTAGTTGCTGCAATTGTTGGCAATGTGAAGGTAACTGCTGCAGGACTGACCCAGTTGAAACAGAAGCAAAAGAAAGGTAAGAAGAGCAGCAGCAAAGGAGGAAGGTAG
- the LOC133883014 gene encoding uncharacterized protein LOC133883014 isoform X3, with the protein MVKVRMNTADVAAEVKCLRRLIGMRCSNVYDLSPKTYVFKLMNSSGVTESGESEKVLLLMESGARLHTTAYVRDKSNTPSGFTLKLRKHIRTRRLEDVRQLGYDRIVLFQFGLGANAYYVILELYAHGNILLTDSDFMVMTLLRSHRDDDKGFAIMSRHRYPTEICRVFERTTAAKLQAALTSSKGPDNNEPVENNNARTNVSAAPKEKQGSRKGGKSSESSKNTSDGTHAKQAMLKTVVGEGLGYGPALAEHIILDADLIPNTKVPKDNKWDDDTVQALLQAVTKFEDWLEDIISGDKVPEGFILQKQNSEPGNTGQIYHDFCPILLNQFKTREYVKFETFDAALDEFYSKIEGQKVEHQQKAKENSAIQKLNKIRLDQENRVHTLRSEVDRSIQMAELIEYNLEDVDAAILAVRVTLAKGMNWEDLARMVKEERKSGNPVAGLIDKLHLERNCMTLLLSNNLDEMDDDEKTLPVDKVEVDLALSAHANARRWYEMKKKQESKHEKTITSHEKAFKAAERKTRLQLSQEKTVATISHMRKVHWFEKFNWFISSENYLIISGRDAQQNEMIVKRYMSKGDLYVHADLHGASSTVIKNHRPEQPVPPLTLNQTGCFTVCHSQAWDAKIVTSAWWVYPHQVSKTAPTGEYLTVGSFMIRGKKNFLPPHPLIMGFGLLFRLDESSLGSHLNERRVRGEEEAINDVEESQLLEEKSDTESENEATDEKLKVELESIPESSADLRKSVFEGSAVEPAYNGSTTTNAKEAIDSHDLPVEERTTLGGVNKENVSGIARNVVSPVNPQLEDLIDRALGLGSASVSGKSYGLEASHIDPFEEDNHEESKAIVKDKPYISKAERRKHKKDQNNVGVDANVEQETEKPKETDASVAYQEKKVQTTKPGVGKISRGQRGKLKKMKEKYADQDEEERNIRMALLASAGKINKTDGETQNENAAAAKEKKLGSAGPADAPKICYKCKKAGHLSRDCREHPDGSSHSHSNASFEGDSHVILGNTASVIDRVAMEEDDIHEIGEDEKGKLNDVDYLTGNPLPSDVLLYAVPVCGPYNAVQSYKYRVKIIPGTAKKGKAAKMAMNLFGHMPEATNREKELMKACTDPELVAAIVGNVKVTAAGLTQLKQKQKKGKKSSSKGGR; encoded by the exons atggtgaaGGTGCGCATGAACACGGCCGATGTGGCCGCAGAGGTGAAGTGCTTGCGTAGGCTAATCGGCATGCGTTGCTCCAATGTCTATGATCTTTCTCCCAAG ACCTATGTGTTCAAGTTGATGAATAGTAGTGGAGTCACGGAGTCCGGCGAGAGCGAGAAAGTCCTATTGTTGATGGAAAGTGGTGCTAGATTGCACACCACCGCATATGTTAG GGACAAAAGTAATACCCCTTCGGGGTTTACTCTCAAATTGAGGAAGCATATACGTACCAGAAGGCTTGAGGATGTACGGCAACTTGGATATGATCGG ATTGTTCTCTTTCAATTTGGACTGGGTGCTAATGCATACTATGTTATATTGGAGCTGTATGCTCATGGAAACATTCTCCTAACAGATTCTGATTTTATGGTCATGACCCTTCTCCGGTCCCACAG GGATGATGATAAAGGGTTTGCAATCATGTCACGCCACCGTTATCCTACTGAAATTTGTCGAGTTTTTGAGCGAACAACTGCTGCAAAGTTACAAGCAGCCCTTACTTCTTCCAAGGGGCCTGATAACAATGAACCTGTTGAAAATAATAATGCTAGAACTAATGTGTCTGCTGCACCAAAAGAAAAGCAGGGTAGCCGTAAAGGTGGGAAATCATCTGAGTCAAGTAAAAATACCAGTGATGGTACTCATGCCAAACAGGCCATGTTGAAAACTGTCGTTGGGGAGGGACTTGGTTATGGACCTGCACTTGCTGAGCATATTATACTCGATGCTGATCTGATTCCTAATACAAAAGTTCCTAAAGATAACAAGTGGGATGATGATACAGTTCAGGCTTTGCTCCAAGCTGTTACAAAGTTTGAGGACTGGCTGGAGGATATTATTTCTGGAGATAAAGTTCCTGAAGGATTCATATTGCAGAAACAAAATTCTGAACCTGGAAATACTGGGCAG ATTTACCATGATTTCTGCCCCATCTTACTGAACCAGTTCAAGACTAGGGAGTATGTGAAGTTTGAAACATTTGATGCTGCTTTGGATGAGTTCTACAGCAAAATTGAGGGTCAAAAGGTAGAACACCAGCAAAAGGCAAAAGAGAACTCTGCCATCCAGAAACTGAATAAAATACGCTTGGATCAG GAAAATCGTGTGCATACACTAAGGAGTGAAGTTGATCGTAGTATTCAAATGGCGGAGTTGATAGAATACAACTTGGAAGATGTGGATGCTGCAATATTAGCTGTGCGTGTAACTCTTGCAAAGGGCATGAATTGGGAGGACCTTGCTCGTATGGTGAAGGAGGAGAGGAAATCCGGAAACCCTGTGGCTGGCCTCATTGACAAGCTCCATCTTGAAAGGAATTGTATGACATTGCTGTTGAGCAACAATCTTGATGAAATGGATGATGATGAGAAGACACTCCCAGTGGATAAG GTTGAAGTTGATTTAGCTCTTTCAGCGCATGCCAATGCTCGGCGGTGGtatgaaatgaagaaaaaacagGAGAGCAAACATGAAAAGACCATTACCTCACATGAGAAAGCTTTTAAAGCTGCTGAGAGAAAGACTCGTCTACAGCTTTCACAG GAAAAAACCGTCGCCACAATTTCACATATGCGCAAAGTTCACTGGTTTGAGAAATTCAATTGGTTCATCAGCAGTGAGAACTATTTGATTATCAGTGGGCGTGATGCTCAACAGAACGAGATGATAGTCAAACGCTATATGTCAAAAGGAGATCT GTATGTCCATGCAGATCTGCATGGAGCTTCCAGTACTGTGATAAAAAATCACAGGCCTGAACAACCAGTACCTCCTCTGACTTTAAACCAAACAGGATGTTTCACG GTTTGCCATAGTCAGGCATGGGATGCAAAGATCGTCACTAGCGCTTGGTGGGTTTATCCTCACCAGGTCAGTAAAACTGCTCCTACTGGGGAATATCTTACAGTCGGGAGTTTTATGATCCGTGGGAAGAAAAATTTTCTTCCTCCACACCCTCTTATTATGGGCTTTGGGTTGTTATTTCGGTTAGATGAGAGCTCCTTGGGATCACATTTAAATGAAAGGAGGGTAAGAGGAGAAGAGGAAGCGATAAATGATGTTGAAGAAAGTCAGCTTCTCGAAGAAAAATCTGATACAGAGTCAGAGAATGAAGCCACAGATGAAAAACTTAAAGTAGAACTGGAAAGCATTCCCGAGTCATCTGCAGATCTACGTAAATCAGTTTTTGAGGGATCTGCAGTTGAACCTGCTTATAATGGCTCAACTACCACCAATGCTAAAGAAGCTATTGATTCGCATGATTTGCCTGTTGAGGAGAGGACCACCTTGGGTGGTgttaataaggaaaatgtttCTGGTATTGCTAGAAATGTTGTTTCTCCTGTCAACCCGCAACTTGAGGACCTCATTGATCGAGCTCTTGGGCTAGGCTCTGCTAGTGTATCTGGTAAAAGTTATGGGCTTGAAGCTTCTCATATTGATCCATTTGAGGAGGATAATCATGAAGAGAGTAAAGCTATAGTCAAAGATAAACCTTATATCTCAAAGGCTGAAAGAAGAAAGCACAAGAAAGATCAGAACAATGTGGGTGTAGATGCAAATGTTGAGCAGGAAActgaaaaaccaaaagaaactgATGCTTCTGTcgcttatcaagagaaaaaggTTCAAACTACAAAACCAGGTGTTGGCAAAATCAGTCGTGGGCAGAGAGGTAAACTCAAGAAGATGAAGGAGAAGTATGCTGATCAAGATGAGGAAGAAAGGAACATTCGTATGGCTTTACTGGCT TCTGCTGGAAAAATAAACAAGACAGATGGAGAGACACAAAATGAAAATGCAGCTGCAGCCAAAGAGAAGAAACTTGGTAGTG CAGGTCCTGCTGATGCTCCAAAAATATGTTACAAGTGTAAGAAGGCAGGTCACCTTTCCCGGGACTGTCGAGAGCATCCAGATGGATCTTCGCATAGTCATTCAAATGCTAGTTTTGAAGGTGACTCCCATGTGATTTTGGGTAACACTGCCTCTGTAATAGACAGGGTGGCTATGGAAGAGGATGATATCCATGAGATTGGTGAAGACGAGAAAGGGAAATTGAATGATGTTGATTACTTGACTGGGAATCCACTGCCTAGTGATGTTCTCTTATATGCCGTTCCTGTCTGTGGTCCTTACAATGCAGTTCAATCATATAAATACCGTGTCAAGATAATTCCAGGCACTGCAAAGAAAGGGAAAG CTGCAAAAATGGCCATGAATTTGTTTGGCCACATGCCAGAGGCAACAAATAGAGAGAAGGAATTGATGAAAGCATGTACAGACCCTGAGCTAGTTGCTGCAATTGTTGGCAATGTGAAGGTAACTGCTGCAGGACTGACCCAGTTGAAACAGAAGCAAAAGAAAGGTAAGAAGAGCAGCAGCAAAGGAGGAAGGTAG